The Thermococcus sp. CX2 genome includes a window with the following:
- a CDS encoding ATPase, producing the protein MVMKLILKPLFDAELPAGFEEILKAKLMGREIKAGQEIEVDLLGKPLLFKVIYAEPEVLKVSRGTRVELASGETLVIDLEFDEPIRDVISFENGFVLVFPRKVLILNQNGQKIYSDEFEEVNKVSTSKDTVVIVHGKRKVRLVKP; encoded by the coding sequence ATGGTCATGAAGCTCATTTTGAAACCGTTATTCGATGCTGAACTTCCAGCGGGTTTCGAAGAAATACTGAAAGCCAAGCTCATGGGCAGGGAAATTAAAGCAGGCCAGGAAATCGAAGTTGATTTGCTCGGGAAGCCGCTCCTCTTCAAGGTTATCTACGCGGAGCCCGAAGTCCTCAAGGTCAGCAGGGGGACAAGGGTAGAGTTAGCCAGTGGAGAAACGCTCGTTATTGACCTCGAGTTCGACGAGCCTATTAGAGATGTGATTTCCTTCGAGAACGGCTTCGTTCTCGTCTTCCCGAGAAAGGTTCTAATTCTGAACCAAAACGGGCAAAAGATTTATAGCGACGAGTTCGAGGAAGTTAATAAAGTTAGCACCTCCAAAGACACAGTGGTGATAGTCCATGGCAAGCGAAAAGTCAGGCTCGTTAAGCCTTGA
- a CDS encoding PadR family transcriptional regulator, whose translation MYLERPKFKGHLKLLILSLLEEEPMHGYAIMQKLSERFGIPTPSAGAIYPILASLRRSRLIEVAGEGERDKKVYRITEKGLEYLELHEEELQEAITKAELFKEFVELGGREVGSALHLVLESLPELSDEQKKELSHAMREFARRVKLILLGGD comes from the coding sequence ATGTATTTGGAGAGGCCAAAATTTAAGGGGCATCTGAAGCTTCTCATCCTGAGCCTTCTGGAAGAAGAGCCCATGCATGGTTACGCGATAATGCAGAAGCTCAGCGAGAGATTCGGGATTCCAACTCCAAGTGCTGGGGCGATATATCCTATACTCGCAAGCCTCAGGAGGAGTAGACTCATAGAGGTCGCGGGAGAGGGTGAGAGAGATAAGAAAGTTTACCGAATAACGGAGAAGGGGCTTGAGTATCTCGAACTTCACGAGGAAGAACTCCAGGAGGCCATAACCAAGGCCGAGCTTTTCAAAGAGTTCGTCGAACTTGGCGGGAGGGAAGTTGGAAGCGCTCTGCACCTTGTTTTGGAGAGCCTTCCTGAGCTCAGTGATGAGCAGAAAAAGGAGTTAAGCCACGCCATGAGGGAGTTCGCAAGGAGAGTTAAGCTCATTCTTCTCGGAGGTGATTGA
- a CDS encoding ATP-binding cassette domain-containing protein, with the protein MHAIEVENLVKKYGDFEAVKGISFKVKKGEIFAFLGPNGAGKTTTVHVLTTLLRPTAGRAIVAGHDVVKEPMEVRKKIGIVFQDPSVDRDLTAYENMLIHGRIYGLSGNELKEKIEMLLKFVELWEFRDRPVKFFSGGMQRRLEIARALLHEPEILFLDEPTIGLDPQTRAHIWEYIKAMKEEHDMTIFLTTHYMDEAEQLADRIAIMDHGKIIAEGTADELKRLVGNDIIYLRLESPKEELKCIKADFIKGCRLLPDGRVRLDVENAAEALPKLFELASESGVKILEVTYHRPTLNDVFLHLTGREIRDEGGESNAMKMVMRARMRR; encoded by the coding sequence ATGCACGCCATTGAGGTTGAGAATCTCGTGAAAAAATATGGCGACTTCGAGGCCGTTAAGGGGATTTCATTCAAAGTGAAGAAGGGCGAAATATTTGCCTTCCTCGGGCCGAACGGGGCTGGAAAGACCACCACCGTTCATGTTTTAACGACCCTTCTCAGGCCGACCGCCGGAAGGGCCATTGTGGCTGGCCACGACGTTGTGAAGGAGCCGATGGAGGTCAGGAAGAAGATAGGCATAGTCTTCCAGGACCCAAGCGTTGATAGAGATCTCACAGCTTACGAGAACATGCTCATCCACGGCAGGATTTACGGCCTGAGTGGAAACGAGCTCAAGGAAAAGATAGAGATGCTTTTGAAGTTCGTTGAGCTCTGGGAGTTCAGGGACAGACCTGTTAAGTTCTTCTCGGGTGGAATGCAGCGCAGGCTTGAGATTGCCCGTGCTCTGCTCCACGAGCCCGAGATACTGTTCCTCGATGAGCCGACCATAGGCCTTGACCCCCAGACGAGGGCGCACATCTGGGAGTACATCAAGGCCATGAAGGAGGAGCACGACATGACGATTTTTCTCACCACGCACTATATGGACGAGGCGGAGCAGTTGGCCGACAGGATAGCCATTATGGACCACGGAAAGATAATTGCCGAAGGAACGGCTGATGAGCTAAAGAGGCTCGTCGGGAACGACATAATCTACCTCAGGCTCGAGAGCCCGAAGGAGGAGCTCAAGTGCATAAAGGCGGACTTCATCAAGGGCTGCAGGCTCCTGCCAGACGGCAGGGTTCGGCTCGACGTTGAAAACGCGGCTGAGGCACTGCCGAAGCTCTTCGAGCTTGCCAGCGAGAGCGGAGTTAAGATACTCGAGGTTACCTACCACAGGCCAACGCTGAACGACGTCTTCCTCCACCTCACCGGCAGGGAAATACGCGACGAGGGCGGTGAGAGCAACGCGATGAAAATGGTCATGCGCGCAAGGATGAGGAGGTGA
- a CDS encoding ABC transporter permease yields the protein MRVFTTMIYREIKRFIRSKARVIGSLLNPLIWLIFFGKGWAGAFSFPGASMIFGGVDYMTFMVPGIVAMTVFNMGFMQGITLIWDRQFGFLKELLVAPASRVEAIIGRSVGGALMAMIQGTIILALSFLIVDGLKLSGVIPTLMMAFLVGVAVSGLGMAIGMRMTSMEGFQIIITMLMLPMTFLSGAFFPISSMPNWMQFLAKLNPLTYAVDGARYYLAGIEPTFSIATDWTVLTVLAVVFVGIAALEFRKATID from the coding sequence ATGAGGGTCTTTACTACCATGATATACCGCGAGATAAAGCGCTTCATCCGCTCGAAAGCAAGGGTTATAGGCTCCCTCTTAAACCCGCTCATCTGGCTGATATTCTTCGGCAAGGGCTGGGCTGGGGCATTTAGCTTCCCTGGCGCGAGCATGATATTCGGTGGAGTTGACTACATGACCTTCATGGTGCCTGGAATAGTGGCAATGACAGTCTTCAACATGGGCTTCATGCAGGGCATAACGCTCATCTGGGACAGGCAGTTCGGCTTCCTCAAGGAGCTCCTCGTTGCCCCTGCATCGAGAGTCGAGGCGATAATAGGCAGGAGCGTCGGCGGAGCGTTGATGGCCATGATCCAGGGGACGATAATCCTCGCGCTGAGCTTCCTCATCGTTGATGGGCTGAAGCTTTCGGGGGTCATTCCAACGCTGATGATGGCTTTCCTCGTCGGCGTAGCCGTCTCAGGTCTCGGCATGGCCATAGGCATGAGGATGACAAGCATGGAGGGCTTCCAGATAATCATCACCATGCTGATGCTTCCAATGACCTTCCTGAGCGGTGCGTTCTTCCCAATAAGCAGCATGCCCAACTGGATGCAGTTCCTGGCCAAGCTCAATCCGCTGACCTACGCGGTCGATGGGGCGCGCTATTACCTTGCCGGAATAGAGCCGACGTTCAGCATAGCCACCGACTGGACGGTGCTTACAGTGCTCGCGGTGGTCTTCGTCGGAATAGCCGCTCTGGAGTTCAGGAAGGCCACCATTGACTGA
- a CDS encoding phosphoglycerate kinase — MFKLIDFNYHGKTVFLRVDLNSPVKDGRIISDARFQAVLPTIVYLLEQGAKLVIGTHQSKPYKGDYITTEEHAEILSKLLGQEIEYVEDIFGKYAREKIKALKPGEAVILENLRFAAEEVKYKSLEECERTHFVRKLAPLIDYVVNDAFAAAHRSQPSLVGFARLKPMIMGFLMEKEVEALTRAYETNDGQRVYVLGGAKVDDSLRVAENVLKKGRADLILTGGLVGHVFTLAKGFHLGDANLEFMARKGLLDLVDWAEEILDDFYPFIKTPVDFAVDYKGERLEVDLLSDQKALFDEYPILDIGSRTIEKYRDVLAKAEIIVANGPMGVFEREEFALGTVGVFRAIGESKAFSVVGGGHSIASIYQYGIKGISHVSTGGGAMLSFFAGEKLPVLEAFRISYERFKEKTKR, encoded by the coding sequence ATGTTCAAGCTCATCGACTTCAACTATCATGGCAAAACCGTTTTTCTGAGGGTCGATTTGAACTCCCCTGTCAAGGATGGAAGGATAATCAGCGACGCCCGCTTCCAGGCGGTTCTGCCTACCATCGTCTACCTCCTTGAACAGGGGGCAAAGCTCGTCATAGGAACCCACCAAAGCAAGCCCTACAAGGGAGACTACATCACCACGGAGGAGCATGCCGAGATTTTGAGCAAGCTGCTCGGCCAGGAAATTGAATACGTCGAGGACATCTTCGGAAAGTACGCACGCGAGAAGATCAAAGCTCTCAAACCAGGAGAGGCAGTAATCCTTGAGAACCTCAGATTCGCCGCAGAAGAAGTCAAGTACAAGTCCCTCGAAGAGTGCGAGAGAACCCACTTCGTGAGGAAGCTCGCTCCACTAATTGACTACGTCGTGAACGACGCCTTCGCTGCTGCGCATAGAAGCCAGCCTTCGCTGGTCGGCTTTGCCCGCTTAAAGCCGATGATAATGGGCTTCCTCATGGAGAAGGAGGTAGAAGCGCTCACCAGGGCATACGAAACCAATGATGGGCAGAGGGTTTACGTTCTTGGGGGAGCGAAGGTAGACGATTCCCTCCGCGTGGCTGAAAACGTCCTCAAAAAAGGTAGGGCCGACCTTATACTCACAGGTGGATTGGTGGGGCACGTCTTCACCTTGGCCAAGGGGTTCCATCTGGGAGATGCCAACCTGGAGTTTATGGCCAGAAAAGGTCTTCTCGACCTTGTGGACTGGGCGGAGGAAATACTAGACGACTTCTACCCATTCATCAAGACGCCCGTAGATTTTGCCGTTGACTACAAGGGCGAACGCCTCGAGGTTGATCTGCTCAGCGACCAGAAGGCGCTCTTCGATGAATACCCGATACTTGACATAGGCTCTAGGACGATAGAGAAGTACCGCGACGTGCTCGCCAAGGCGGAAATCATAGTCGCCAACGGTCCGATGGGAGTGTTCGAGCGTGAGGAGTTTGCACTCGGCACGGTTGGGGTCTTCAGGGCAATAGGGGAAAGTAAAGCCTTCAGCGTTGTCGGTGGCGGGCACTCGATAGCGAGCATCTACCAGTACGGGATAAAAGGAATAAGCCACGTCTCGACCGGCGGCGGGGCTATGCTGAGCTTCTTCGCGGGCGAAAAGCTGCCGGTGCTGGAGGCGTTCAGGATAAGCTACGAGCGGTTCAAAGAAAAGACAAAAAGGTAG